The DNA sequence TTTATAACCTCTTTGATTGATTCGTTTACATCACCGTCTGTATCTTTTTCCAGTGCTGTAATAATGGCTGATTCCACCATTTCGCTGAGCATATCATACAGATCAATGGACTGCAGTTTGATTTGATGTAACATATGAACAGCTTTGTCATCTTTGAGTTGCTCTTCAATAGCATTGAAAACCTCATATTTTGCTATTTGCAGCTCTTCTGATTTTTTGTGCAAAGCTCTTTCGATGGCTTCTTTTTGTTCCAAAAGCTTTTCAACCTCTTCTTTCAAAGTATGTGTTTCTTCTTCAACAAAAGTATTTGTTAAGGCTTTCATCTCATCCAGTGAGATGTTTTTCAGATCTACTTTTGCATCGGACAATGCATGTCCGATTCTTTTTTCTATACTTTTAAATTTATGACTGTATGCTTCTTTGAGTTTTGTTTGCAGGGTTTGATTTTGATCCATGGGTTACTCCTAAAGTACCATTTTAATATCTTGATGATTTTTCAAAGCATCATATATAAATTTTCTGTCATCTTCGTTATGAACAAGTAAATCAAGGTTCATGCTGACATATTTGCCTGTTTTAGACTTGTTTGAGTCTGTAAGTTTGTGTGAGCGTTCATCAATGACCTCTTTTATGGCATTTTGCAGAGCCTCTTTTTCACTTGCAATGACTTTATAGCACCAGTTACAAGGATATTCAAGTTCCAATTGTTTGTCTTTGAGTTTATCGTTTAAAGTCTCCACTTTTTCCTCCTGATTTAGATTCAAGTTGAACATTCTGTATCACCATTCCTTTGTCGATAGCCTTTACCATGTCATAAATTGTCAAAAGCCCGATGCTGACTCCTGTTAATGCCTCCATCTCAACACCTGTCTGTCCTGTGAGTTTCGCAGTAACTGTAAGCTTAAATCCGGGAAGCTGTGTCAGTTCTTCTACCTCACAGTTTATGCCGCTTAAATTTAAAGGATGACACATAGGAATGAGTTCGCTGGTTTTTTTCGTCCCCATAATAGCTGCAATAACGGCTGTTTGCAATACAGGACCTTTTTTTGTCTTTTCGCTGACTATGGCATCGTAGGCATCTTGACTCATTTTTATGATACCGCTTGCTATTGCTACTCTTGTTGTATTGTTCTTATCACTTACGTCAACCATTTTAGGTCTTTGGTTTTCATCAAGATGCGTTAAATTCATTACTAAACTGCTCTCTGTTAAATTATTTTGTACTATTATAGCAAAGTGCCGTTAATAATGCGTGAGAATTTCAAGAGCTTTTTGATAATCTTTAGGGTGATTCATATTTAAAAAGGGTTTTGAATCAGGAAAATAAACATAGCTTGTTTTGGAATTTTTTAAAAGAGAACCAAGTTTATGATTGTTTTCATGAAGCATCTGTAAAAATTTTGGTTGTAAATTTTTGGAATAGATCCCGCATAAGGGCTGTGCACCCTCATCTGTTTTGGCAATAACCGCATCAGAAGCAGAGTTGTCGGCAAGTATGATTTTTTCTATTTCTCTTTGGGAGACAAAGGGGGTGTCAACGCTCAGAACAAATATTTTTTCTGCACTGAATGTATCAAATACTGTGACAAACCCAAGAGTAGGAGCGAAAACAGAAGAAACTTTTTTATCTTCTATGAAGTTCGCATCAAAAGAAAAAACTGATTTGTTTTTGCAGGAGATATAGACCTTTGTAAAAATTTTACCCAGTCTGACGTATTGGTACTCTGTCAGGGTACTGAAACCGGCAAAAGGGAGAAGCGATTTGTCCTCTCCCATTCTACTGCTTTTGCCGCCTGCAAAGATGACACAGGGAATATCGAACATTTAGTTGAGTGTTAAGTTTGCTTCAATACGTCTGTTTTGTGCGCGACCTTCAGCCGTTTTATTACTTGCAAT is a window from the Sulfurimonas hydrogeniphila genome containing:
- a CDS encoding HP0495 family protein codes for the protein METLNDKLKDKQLELEYPCNWCYKVIASEKEALQNAIKEVIDERSHKLTDSNKSKTGKYVSMNLDLLVHNEDDRKFIYDALKNHQDIKMVL
- the moaC gene encoding cyclic pyranopterin monophosphate synthase MoaC; translation: MNLTHLDENQRPKMVDVSDKNNTTRVAIASGIIKMSQDAYDAIVSEKTKKGPVLQTAVIAAIMGTKKTSELIPMCHPLNLSGINCEVEELTQLPGFKLTVTAKLTGQTGVEMEALTGVSIGLLTIYDMVKAIDKGMVIQNVQLESKSGGKSGDFKR
- the mobA gene encoding molybdenum cofactor guanylyltransferase MobA, which produces MFDIPCVIFAGGKSSRMGEDKSLLPFAGFSTLTEYQYVRLGKIFTKVYISCKNKSVFSFDANFIEDKKVSSVFAPTLGFVTVFDTFSAEKIFVLSVDTPFVSQREIEKIILADNSASDAVIAKTDEGAQPLCGIYSKNLQPKFLQMLHENNHKLGSLLKNSKTSYVYFPDSKPFLNMNHPKDYQKALEILTHY